tcgagtgttgctttatcagtatgcttagggccattgtcctgaaggaaggtgaacctccatcccagtctcaaatctctggaagactgaaacttgtttccctcaagaatttccctgtatttagcgccatctatcattccttcaattctgaccagtttcccagaccctgccgatgaaaaacatccccacagcatgatgctgccaccaccatgctgcacTGTGGGGATGgcgttctcggggtgatgagaggtgtttggtttgtgccagacatagcgttttccttgatggccaaaaagctacattttagtgtcaccttcttccatatgtttgagcagtctcccacatgccttttggcgaacaccaaacgtgtttgcttatatttttctttaagcaattgcttttttctggccactcttccgtaaagcccagctctgtggagtgtacggctttaGGTGATAccccaatctccgctgtggagctttgcagctccttcagggttatctttggtctctttgttgcctctctgattaatgccctccttgcctgatcCTTgcgttttggtgggcggccctcttttggcaggtttgttgtggtgccatattctttccattttttaataatggatttaatggtgctccgtgggatgttcaaagtttctgatctttttttataacccaaccctgatctgtacttctccacaactttgtccctgacctgtttggagagctccttggtattcattgtgccgcttgcttggtggtgctgcagactctggggcctttcagaacaggtactGAGATcctgtgacagatcatgtgacacttggattgcacacaggtggactttgttTAACTAATTATGAGACTTTTGAATGtcattggttgcaccagatcttatttaggggcttcatagcaaagggggcatgcaccacttttccgtaatttttttgttgaaacgttctttttttcatttcacttcaccaatttggactattttgtgtatgtccattacatgaaatccaaataaaaataaaattcaaattacaggttgtaatgcaacaaaataggaaaaacgccaaggggcatgaatacttttgcaaggcactgtatttcgTTAACTATTTGGAAGttttatggcttggtggtagaagttgttcagggtcctgttggttccagacttggtgcattggtacctcttgccgtgtggtagcagagagaacagtctatgtcttGGGTGGCTTGAGtctatgacaatttttagggccttcctccgacaccgtatagaggtcctggatggcagggagctcagctgaccacccctcagagcctggttcctcttaaggtttcttcctaggttcctgcctatctggggagtttttcccagccaccgtgcttctacatctgcattgcttgctctttgggattttaggctgggtatctgtataaGCACTGTAACAActgttgatgtaaaaagggcCTCTTAAAATACTTTTGATAGATAAATATGGCGTATATTCAGTCAAATAAGCATTTCACATGCACATATCAAAGTCACATCTGACAACTACGCCTGATTGTGAACTGGCACACTGGGATGGTCAACAGAGTCAATATAAAATTATCTTTCAATAATAGCTGTTCTTCATATTCACATTAGATTCCATACTGAGACAACGATCAGGTTGTTCTGTTTATTCTGGCCGGCATACAGCACATACCAAAACTCCCACACCGCAATACCAacagaaacctggcaccatcattTGTCATGTAACAATTGGTTTACCCTGTCATGAAATGTTATACCAATatacaaccctctctctctctatttctccctctctctatttctccctctctctatttctccctctctctatttcacctgctgtcttgacctctgaatgcttggctatgaaaagccaactgacatttactcctgaggtgctgatttgttgcaccctctataatcactgattattatttgaccctgctggtcatctatgaatgtttgaacatcttgaggAACGATCTGGCCTAAATGGTCATGTAACCTtgtaatctccacccagcacagccagaagaggactggccagccCCTTGAAGCCTGGTCCCTCTCTAGGTTTCTgcttaggttcctgcctttcggttgggttaaatgcggaagacacatttcagttgaatatattcagttggacaactgactaggtatccccctttctctgtagtttttcccagccaccttGCTTCTACATCTACCTTGCTtactctttggggttttaggctgggtatctgtataagcactttgtgacaattgttgatgtaaaaaggaatttataaaatacatttgattgattgagttTGATTGAATATATGCCATATTGCTGAAATAAGCAGCCTTCTGTTCATCATAGTATAAAGCGCATATCAAGTTATACAAAAAAATGACATTTTCTGATTTTTGATACAAGCCTGGTCTAGCCAGTAGCCATCTACCTGTTGGTAAGCCCAGTTGAGCAGCTTGTATCTGTAGGAGCGTCTCATAGGGTAACAGAGGCTGTAGATAGCATGGAGTGCTGCTAGGAAGAAAGCTAGCAGGCCCAGCTGTTTCCTCATAGACATCCACCTCTCCAACCAGCCTGGGAAACTGCTGTACTTGGTACCTGAcagagggatgtgtgtgtgtgtgtgtgtgtgtgtgagagggggggGGATTAGTAGTGCTTCTCAACACATTTTTAAAATGGCTGACAAACTGTCAGGCTACAAAAGGCTTACAGTTGTCTGGGAAAGTTGTTTTTACGTGGTGGATCTACATCTCGTCTGCCTGGCAGAAGAACCTCAAGATAATGTGTGTCATCATGTCAAAACCAACACCCTAGCTCTGGTTTGACACTAGGTTGCCACATCCTGGCTGTCTGGCTCTCACTGGAACCCGAATATAGACTAACTTCAGTACTTTTCATATGATCCATCAACCTTTATTGTAGAGAAACCGAAGCCCCAAAAAATCCCATGTGTTATCCTATCTATGAACCTTGCTTCCATTGTGGCTGGCTGCATATTTTCAACCCCCTACAATTGCATTGCACTGAGGAAACCTCAACCTATATTTATACACTGCAAGGCTCCAATTACCCTTACGAATAGtgactggacagacagacagagacagacagagacagacagagacagacagagacagacagacagagacagatgaagagggggaggggagattgAGGGGAAGGGTCAGAcaaggatgggggggggggggggtagtaaggTCAAACGGGAACATTTTTTTGACTAGAGTGTTGGTGTTGACCCAATGATACACAATATGTTGAAGTTCTTCTGCCAGGCAGACATAGTAGACCTTCCTGCAGGGAGTGAAAACCTTGGGCTAATTCATAACAACTATAAATAGGATTCAATTTATTCTCTAAActtaaataaataagtaaataaatcCACTCTGACTGCGCTTATGCAAACTGTGTGTCTCACTGCACTGATTTCATGTCAGTGTGTATTTTTGGGAGTATGTGTACGACTGTGCACTCCAATGACTTTCAAATTCAATTGTTTGTGGTAGTAGGCCTAATCGTGCATTTCCATTGACAATTcactttttaaaatgttcagtttCCATCTATGCAGGCCAGCACCTGTGTCTCATGGCTCCGGCAGACCTGCTTTAACTTCTTTGACAtcttgtgtggctcagttggtagagcatggcaattgcaatgccagggttgtgagtTCAATTCCcgtgggggaccagtacaaacaAAATACTAAAATGTGTCCAGTCATTACTGtatgttgctctggataagagtgtctagaAAATGTAAACGCATGtttggatttttattttatttctggattatgtgtgtattgtgtttgaATTTGTTTTAtgtctaggtattactgtactgttggagctagaaacaaaagcatttagctgcacctgcgataacatcttcAAATCTGTGTTCACGacgaataaactttgatttgaactgTTCATATGTCATTTACATAACAATTGCTCACAaagcaacagtcttgaatgatgcagaggttgttgattctgcttGCCATAGGTCTTTAGTGGCACACTTCTGATATAATACCACTAGAGGTAACATTAACATAAAACACTGGCGGCCCATTGGTGTAGGGGGAAAGGGATCAGCATGCTTTGGTTGGCGGCTAGCCGAAGTTGGCTAGACGAACtgaacgagtgtgctcgcatactcctttaaaaagaccttcgcttgaaaaacaagaaaaaagcagcaatagtttgtccattttgagacgccgtagccagaCTATTCCTCAAAAGAGTGAGAaggaatctaagataactcaaataatctgtcattaattttgacgtttttgcagaggagatcttagtcgGGTAATTTTACATCTAACGAAGATGTTTGGTGCATTATTTcacaacaatttttttttaatgacaactaagactttattgaagaatctcTACTCTTGACCAATCATCGATGAAGGGGCATAGACTTCGGCTTGCCTCCAGAAAACAGGTTGTGTGCCAGAACAGCCAACATaagtccaaaacgaacaaaaacgtcacaaaatgtcatcataatatatgcacaaactcttcagaactgtttcggctgggaagcatgcagacGCCTTAAGTCTCAAAGGAAAAACGCCACGTGTAGCACATAGCAATGGGAAAATTTAAGTTTAGGACTTTGAGCATACTTAGGTGTAGATGTATGTGCTTacctgcatgtttgtgtgtgtctctatgtgtgtgtgcccatgcctgcgagagtgtgtgtgtgtgtgtccctgcctccatacatacagtatgtgtatgcgtgtgtagCCTACCTCTGTACAGCTGTAGCAGGGCAGCCAGTAGCCCAGGCAGATAGACCAGAGCAAGCAGGGATATGGCCGTCCATGGCAGGGTCTTATTCATCACCAGTATAGGGATCTTATAGAAGTCACTCCTGCTCTGAGACACAAAGGGCTGCAGCACATCCCTTATAAAAGTGTACAGGAAGGTCAGCGCCATCAAGATGGCCATCAGTTTGAGGGGTAGGTGCCACTGGGGGAAGAGGGGCATCTCTTCTAAACAGACGCTGGAGGGAAACTCAAACTCCTCCAGGGCAAAGGAGACCAACAGAGGGCGATGTTCAGGATGTTTAGCCCCGTTCAACAACAGAGCCTCCTGGTCCTCTGAGTCCttcgggaggagaggagaggcaacGTCATGTTCGAGTGATGGGCACGCATTCCCCGACCAAAAATCTCTGTAGAACAATAGCTAACGCTACAGTCGGAACCTTGACAAACTTAACAGTGAGTGAGTGATGACCATGAAAACAACCATAGCTATGTTCAACAGGTATATTCTTCTTCTGGCTTTATCTAGCTATATTTTACCTTGCTTCGCTGGCTTGCTATGTAATCAATCCTCTGATGACATCTGCAATATTGTAGACAATAACCATTTGATTATGTATTTTTTAACTGCCATGAGCTGCATTTGAAGTTGCATGTGATCGTATCCACTGCTAGGGAAACAAAGAGCTTTCTGATTCTGGGAAATGGGCCGGGAAATGTGTCTATAAGCTTCCTCTTCTAAAGCACAGTAATACTACAGCAATGTATGGCCGACATACAACTAACTGACTATATAGTTGGTTTTCTGTGGTGGTAGCTTAAATGCAAACAAACGGTTCACATTCTGTCTGAGTCACAACCAGTTGAAATTACTAATAACAGCAACAGGGTAAGCAGGACAACTTTTAATTAAACAAGTGCCCCTATTCACACTGCATATTTCCCCTCGGGAAAAGCTTTTCCTACTCACCAGAGAGCTTAGCCTGATTCACTGACATGGGCAATGGGTGTGTTTTACCTTGTGTACTAGGTGTGGTTTGTCCACTGGGTCCATTATAGCTAGCTCATGCCATGTGTCTTGGTCCTCCACCACAGTGTTCTGTGAATCCGCTTGTCTTTTCTCCATCATTTCAGAGACTGGGCAGACAGGAACAGAGACATCATCATAGATTAAGGCATTTCAACATACTGGAATTACGCGTCTGGAAACACCCTTAGTAGTTCCTCTTAATTGTAGTGCATAGTTTGGCTAGTACTCCTATAGAGTTGACTATGTGGTCTTACTGATCAATAGAACATTATTAAAAACAAGAAACTACATTTTAAGTGAgaataggcattggtctgaagccaaaaaaGCTTTGACCTACTAAAGTAGCTATGTTGGTATTGTACTTCAAACTATTGttaggcaggttgcttaggattcaaaccttctcaaacaacCTAATTCATACTCTTAGAGGAGGTGCTTCCACAATAATGTGAGTTGTACCGCATGTGGTGCATTTCCttaaacctttattttagcaaaaaaaaacacaacatcCTTTTTTTGGTCAGTAGGCACCCAACATAAACACAGGTGGTGGTGTGTTGGACACAGTAGCTCAGATTGATAGAGCCTGTCTGCATTTCTGATTTCTGTAACTGTTAACTTatctgtgtaatattgacataagctCATTGATCAGCACAGCAATTGATAAAACAGGAACATGGTCCTGTTTTATCAATTGCTTTGCTGATCAATGGACAGTTCATTACCTCTGTCAAAATAATGTGTAGCTTAAAGTTTTGTTTATACTTGTTAGTTTAGTTTTGGGTTCAACCATTTACTATATGCAGTTCaacatatctaatttacatatcTAATTTACTGTTTCTTAAACAAAGCAATTTGTTTCCTTGGCTACGGTTTGTGTTGTGGTCTTGGATGTTCTTAGTCAAGGAAATATAGCATAGCTAACTGCAGTGTTTGTCCTGTCTGAAATCTGGCTACCTCGTTTTAACGTTACTGTAGTTTGGCCTGTGCAATGCAAATGAACGTGATCAGCGTGGCAGTTTCCCAAAATGTGGTGGTTTTAAACTTAACATAACTAATGTTAACTAACTAGTTAAGTTGTGTGTAAGAAAGTATAATCTATTGTGGTGCATGAACTGGCCATacacgttagctaacgttacaaatCTACGTTGACTAAggttacttagctagctaaagttaattgGATATCATAGCAGCCAAGGACGTTCGCTAGTTTGTTTGTGCTCCGATTATACGCAAGTGTCTACATCAGCAGTTTACACATGATGACTTCAGCTTTATGCGAGAAAAACCTTACTTggcaaaatatacactgctcaaaaaaataaagggaacacttaaacaacacaatgtaactccaagtcaatcacacttctgtgaaatcaaactgtccacttaggaagcaacactgattgacaataaatttcacatgctgttgtgcaaatggaatagacaaaaggtggaaattataggcaattagcaagacacccccaataaaggagtggttctgcaggtggtgaccacagaccacttctcagttcctatgcttcctggctgatgttttggtcacttttgaatgctggcggtgctttcactctagtggtagcatgagacggagtctacaacccacacaagtggctcaggtagtgcagctcatccaggatggctcatcaatgcaagctgtggcaagaaggtttgctgtgtctgtcagcgtagtgtccagagcatggaggcgctaccaggagacaggccagtacatcaggagacgtggagaaggccgtaggagggcaacaacccagcagcaggaccgctacctccgcctttgtgcaaggaggagcactgccagagccctgcaaaatgacctccagcaggccacaaatgtgcatgtgtctgctcaaacggtcagaaacagactccatgagggtggtatgagggcccgacgtccacaggtgggggttgtgcttacagcccaacaccgtgcaggacttttggcatttgccagagaacaccaagattggcaaattcgccactggctccctgtgctcttcacagatgaaagcaggttcacactgagcacaggagcacatgtgacagacgtgacagagtctggagacgccatggagaacgttctgctgcctgcaacatcctccagcatgaccggtttggcggtgggtcagtcatggtgtggggtggcatttctttgtggggccgcacagctctccatgtgctcgccagaggtagcctgactgccattaggtaccgagatgagatcctcagaccccttgtgagaccatatgctgacacctacacatttgtggcctgctggaggtcattttgcagggctctggcagtgctcctccttgcacaaaggcggaggtagcggtcctgctgctgggttgttgccctcctacggcctcctccacgtctcctgatgtactggcctgtctcctggtagcgcctccatgctctggacactacgctgacaggcacagcaaaccttcttgccacagcttgcattgatgagccatcctggatgagctgcactacctgagccacttgtgtgggttgtagactccgtctcatgctaccactagagcgaaagcaccgccagcattcaaaagtgaccaaaacatcagccaggaagcataggaactgagaagtggtctgtggtcaccacctgcagaaccactcctttattgggggtgtcttgctaattgcctataatttccaccttttgtctattacatttgcacaacagcatgtgaaatgtattgtcaatcagtgttgcttcctaagtggacagtttgatttcacagaagtgtgattgacttggagttacattgtgttgtttaagtgttccctttatttttttgagcagtgtagatagATAGCGTTCCTCGCTTGTTGGTTAGCTAACTAGCCAACATTAGCGCTCATCTGATTTGTATaacgtaagctagctagctacctagctaatcaAAACAAAATCACATTCATTGGCTATGTAcctttatttgcctgtttgttagctagctagtttacagAGCCTACAATAGCTGCTGGACTTTGTAGCTaggtaacattagctagttagctacctagATAATCAAAATATCTGTTTGCATTTATTGATTAACCTCAGCTACATTGTGGTATTCAAACTATCTTTATACAGTAGCCTAGGTTTGTTCGCAAACACTTCTTAGACTGGCAGCATGGGGCAAGCAGCTAATTTTGTCAATCCGGTATTTTTTTAATCGAATGGTCACTTTATGGACGCTATAGTGTGGTTTTAATCTGACCTCTAGAATTTGAGCTAGGTAGGCGCAAgacatactgtaatgaaacagcagggagcaggtctcgaaccctcgaccttctagaccgaggtccggcgcgctatcgactgtgccccaaaagcatgctcgaacggcagagtcgatttctgcgcttataaacccagggtcgttacactattcTTAAAACTCAATAGCTAAAGACCCTATTAAAAATCTGGTATGTGGTTCTCGGTAACTGACGGACGGCTGATGACGATAGGTGtggagtgtgttgtgtacctccaatcaagttgatttgCAAATTGTCATCGAGACTGGTGTCATATTTTCTTAGATATGATGATACGGAGATTTCAATTTATCGCCGAGCTTCAACCAATGCCTATAATAGACGCAACTATCGTGAATAGATATGGGTTGCATGTAgtcacaatattgttttgaacTTTCGTTTTGAACCGATTGGTGCCTGACAGagcattctactcaatgcattGTCAATGAGTGCGCTTACAAAAAAATATTgccgttttgaaactgcagtaaaagttcCGTAATTGCAGTCGGctgtggtattttggatgcagtaatagcactgcactctaactgcagttacactgcaaaattactgcagtaaaaaaaacGGTGTTATTTTGAatgcagtatttgcagcatactgtAGTGACttcagt
This Salvelinus namaycush isolate Seneca chromosome 33, SaNama_1.0, whole genome shotgun sequence DNA region includes the following protein-coding sequences:
- the LOC120027729 gene encoding STEAP family member 1B-like isoform X4, translating into MMEKRQADSQNTVVEDQDTWHELAIMDPVDKPHLVHKDSEDQEALLLNGAKHPEHRPLLVSFALEEFEFPSSVCLEEMPLFPQWHLPLKLMAILMALTFLYTFIRDVLQPFVSQSRSDFYKIPILVMNKTLPWTAISLLALVYLPGLLAALLQLYRGTKYSSFPGWLERWMSMRKQLGLLAFFLAALHAIYSLCYPMRRSYRYKLLNWAYQQVQQNQEDSWVADDVWRMEIYVSLGIMGLGLLALLAISSLPSISDTLNWREFTWMQLLTGLLFVYLSSGPSVLQRSLGYAALVLCTAHALVYGWRKWVEPKHYVWYTPPSFILASLLPATVLLVKAVLLLPCLDRRLGQIRRGWESPRPPRGRGVTEKDSL
- the LOC120027729 gene encoding STEAP family member 1B-like isoform X3, producing the protein MLFAHMFSVSEMMEKRQADSQNTVVEDQDTWHELAIMDPVDKPHLVHKDSEDQEALLLNGAKHPEHRPLLVSFALEEFEFPSSVCLEEMPLFPQWHLPLKLMAILMALTFLYTFIRDVLQPFVSQSRSDFYKIPILVMNKTLPWTAISLLALVYLPGLLAALLQLYRGTKYSSFPGWLERWMSMRKQLGLLAFFLAALHAIYSLCYPMRRSYRYKLLNWAYQQVQQNQEDSWVADDVWRMEIYVSLGIMGLGLLALLAISSLPSISDTLNWREFTWMQLLTGLLFVYLSSGPSVLQRSLGYAALVLCTAHALVYGWRKWVEPKHYVWYTPPSFILASLLPATVLLVKAVLLLPCLDRRLGQIRRGWESPRPPRGRGVTEKDSL
- the LOC120027729 gene encoding STEAP family member 1B-like isoform X2; this translates as MNVLQAALYRRCHCGGLKWLYTQSVILDGVSEMMEKRQADSQNTVVEDQDTWHELAIMDPVDKPHLVHKDSEDQEALLLNGAKHPEHRPLLVSFALEEFEFPSSVCLEEMPLFPQWHLPLKLMAILMALTFLYTFIRDVLQPFVSQSRSDFYKIPILVMNKTLPWTAISLLALVYLPGLLAALLQLYRGTKYSSFPGWLERWMSMRKQLGLLAFFLAALHAIYSLCYPMRRSYRYKLLNWAYQQVQQNQEDSWVADDVWRMEIYVSLGIMGLGLLALLAISSLPSISDTLNWREFTWMQRSLGYAALVLCTAHALVYGWRKWVEPKHYVWYTPPSFILASLLPATVLLVKAVLLLPCLDRRLGQIRRGWESPRPPRGRGVTEKDSL
- the LOC120027729 gene encoding STEAP family member 1B-like isoform X1 — protein: MNVLQAALYRRCHCGGLKWLYTQSVILDGVSEMMEKRQADSQNTVVEDQDTWHELAIMDPVDKPHLVHKDSEDQEALLLNGAKHPEHRPLLVSFALEEFEFPSSVCLEEMPLFPQWHLPLKLMAILMALTFLYTFIRDVLQPFVSQSRSDFYKIPILVMNKTLPWTAISLLALVYLPGLLAALLQLYRGTKYSSFPGWLERWMSMRKQLGLLAFFLAALHAIYSLCYPMRRSYRYKLLNWAYQQVQQNQEDSWVADDVWRMEIYVSLGIMGLGLLALLAISSLPSISDTLNWREFTWMQLLTGLLFVYLSSGPSVLQRSLGYAALVLCTAHALVYGWRKWVEPKHYVWYTPPSFILASLLPATVLLVKAVLLLPCLDRRLGQIRRGWESPRPPRGRGVTEKDSL